The following are from one region of the Coccinella septempunctata chromosome 7, icCocSept1.1, whole genome shotgun sequence genome:
- the LOC123317828 gene encoding craniofacial development protein 2-like yields MLTSVYLLNEVKKKGRGNEIIGEYIHIYSGVPKDARAKRGVSIAVHKKLRKNIRSWEEVDEQIIKLEIFKNGRKIVIIGVYAPSEDSDRATKDHFYNHFYNTISDIEDNKEIFILGDLNGRTGQKSNDPVVGQYGETALNDNGQRLISFCQSSSLKIMNGYFAHRHP; encoded by the coding sequence ATGTTGACATCTGTGTACCTACTCAACGAAGTGAAGAAAAAAGGGAGAGGAAATGAGATTATAGGAGAATATATCCATATTTATAGCGGAGTCCCGAAAGATGCAAGAGCAAAAAGAGGGGTGTCCATAGCAGTACACAAAAAGCTGAGGAAGAATATAAGAAGCTGGGAAGAAGTCGATGAGCAGATAATAAAACTGGAGATATTTAAAAACGGTAGAAAAATTGTTATAATAGGCGTGTATGCTCCCAGTGAGGACTCAGATAGGGCAACAAAGGACCACTTCTACAACCACTTCTACAACACCATATCTGACATCGAAGACAATAAAGAGATATTCATACTAGGAGACCTGAATGGTCGAACGGGACAGAAAAGTAACGACCCTGTGGTAGGACAATACGGCGAAACCGCTTTGAACGATAATGGACAGCGCCTGATAAGCTTCTGTCAAAGTTCATccttaaaaataatgaatggaTATTTTGCCCATAGACATCCATAG